A genomic window from Bernardetia sp. includes:
- the mutY gene encoding A/G-specific adenine glycosylase, which produces MSENKNKFFSQTIISWYHQNKRDLPWRDTQNPYKIWLSEIILQQTRVVQGMPYYEKFIENFPTVQQLAAADEQTVLRFWQGLGYYSRARNLHAAAKYISNDLNGIFPKTYSEIKKLKGVGDYTAAAISSFAFDEVQAVVDGNVYRVLSRFFGIEKDITETKNQKEFRELAQNLIDATQPAIYNQAIMEFGALQCVPKSPNCQVCPLQKKCTAFEKKLIEKLPIKGKKTKVTDRFMHYFVFKKREGNKEKVLLRKRGEGDIWQGLYDFFLIEFQHKDKKGFEPLKELEQYLEIENTKLTHESIIFKHQLSHRTLYAKFYTLEIMSNEKQFLYWQTLKAKYDLEEIEWQNLDKIPKPVLISKYLDYLEQHLF; this is translated from the coding sequence ATGTCAGAAAATAAAAACAAGTTTTTTTCTCAAACTATCATTTCTTGGTATCATCAAAACAAACGAGACTTGCCGTGGCGTGATACCCAAAATCCCTATAAAATATGGCTTTCTGAAATTATCTTACAGCAGACAAGAGTAGTGCAGGGAATGCCCTATTATGAAAAGTTTATTGAGAATTTTCCAACAGTTCAGCAACTGGCAGCAGCCGACGAACAAACCGTTTTGAGATTTTGGCAAGGCTTAGGCTATTATTCAAGAGCTAGAAATCTACACGCAGCAGCAAAATATATTTCAAATGATTTGAATGGAATTTTTCCCAAAACGTATTCAGAAATTAAAAAACTAAAAGGTGTAGGCGATTATACAGCAGCAGCAATTTCTTCATTTGCCTTTGACGAAGTGCAGGCAGTAGTGGATGGAAATGTGTATAGAGTTCTAAGTCGTTTTTTTGGAATTGAAAAAGATATTACAGAAACTAAAAACCAAAAAGAATTTAGAGAGCTTGCTCAAAATCTCATAGATGCAACTCAACCAGCTATTTATAACCAAGCCATTATGGAATTTGGAGCGTTGCAATGCGTTCCGAAAAGTCCAAACTGTCAAGTTTGTCCTTTGCAAAAAAAATGTACAGCTTTTGAGAAAAAATTAATAGAAAAATTGCCCATAAAAGGAAAAAAAACAAAGGTTACAGACCGTTTTATGCACTATTTTGTTTTTAAGAAACGAGAAGGAAATAAGGAAAAAGTATTGCTTAGGAAACGAGGGGAAGGCGATATTTGGCAAGGTTTGTATGATTTTTTTCTAATAGAATTTCAACACAAAGATAAGAAGGGATTTGAGCCTCTCAAGGAGTTAGAGCAATACTTAGAAATAGAAAATACCAAACTTACACACGAATCTATTATTTTTAAGCACCAACTTTCTCACAGGACGCTTTATGCAAAATTTTATACGCTTGAAATCATGTCAAATGAAAAACAATTTTTATATTGGCAAACATTAAAGGCTAAATATGACTTAGAAGAAATAGAATGGCAAAATTTGGATAAAATCCCCAAACCTGTCTTGAT
- a CDS encoding PorP/SprF family type IX secretion system membrane protein: MQPHFKFEKKYFLVLTLIFYTFFHSVSAQDSRFTQFWSAPMTVNPAWTGTIPHWRASALYRQQWYGVNGGIQSFFGAFDYNFGTGRGAVGGWVKQDRVGSLNANNLEVAGIYSYRVQFQNDWQLSMAAQLSYGQRTQGMDGLRFEDAMISGNVTAEEFGNFVSRYPDFGTGLVVYNSKMWIGAAAYHLLQPDISVSTIQDKLPIRLTGQAGYRINLNDEHTLIPSAIFQYQNPFTQFDFGVNWEWDFLYAGAWYRGLPTRSGTQLLPSSSLALVSGVKVENWQFGVSYDFALASLVGVGGSYEISLVYMPKYDVRRSARGREEVKCPINFR; encoded by the coding sequence ATGCAGCCACATTTTAAATTTGAGAAAAAATATTTTCTAGTTCTGACACTAATTTTTTACACTTTTTTTCATTCCGTTTCGGCGCAAGATAGCCGTTTTACACAGTTTTGGAGTGCGCCAATGACCGTAAATCCTGCTTGGACAGGAACAATTCCTCATTGGAGAGCTTCGGCTCTATATCGTCAGCAGTGGTATGGTGTAAACGGTGGAATACAGTCTTTCTTTGGAGCTTTTGATTATAACTTTGGAACAGGAAGAGGAGCAGTTGGAGGCTGGGTAAAGCAAGATAGAGTAGGTTCTCTGAATGCAAATAATTTAGAAGTGGCTGGAATTTATTCGTATAGAGTGCAGTTTCAAAACGATTGGCAACTCTCAATGGCAGCACAACTAAGCTATGGACAACGCACGCAGGGAATGGACGGTTTGCGCTTCGAAGATGCAATGATTAGTGGAAATGTAACGGCAGAAGAGTTTGGCAATTTTGTAAGTCGTTATCCAGATTTTGGTACAGGTTTGGTGGTCTATAATTCCAAAATGTGGATAGGAGCAGCAGCCTATCATCTTTTGCAGCCAGATATTTCTGTTTCTACTATTCAAGACAAATTACCTATCCGACTGACAGGACAAGCAGGATACAGAATCAATCTCAATGACGAACATACGCTTATTCCATCTGCTATTTTTCAATATCAGAATCCATTTACGCAATTTGACTTTGGTGTAAACTGGGAGTGGGACTTTCTGTATGCTGGTGCGTGGTATCGTGGTCTGCCTACTCGTAGTGGAACACAGCTTTTGCCTTCCTCGTCTCTTGCTTTAGTGAGTGGAGTAAAAGTGGAAAACTGGCAGTTTGGCGTAAGTTATGATTTTGCGCTGGCTTCGCTTGTGGGAGTTGGGGGAAGTTATGAAATTAGTTTAGTTTATATGCCAAAATACGATGTAAGGCGTTCGGCTAGAGGCAGAGAAGAAGTAAAGTGTCCGATTAATTTTAGGTAA
- a CDS encoding metal ABC transporter ATP-binding protein, whose translation MITQVENPVLEIHDLTVSYERKPVLWDIDLSIPKGALVGIIGPNGAGKSTLIKAVMGLLPLSSGYVKLMNRSLDEVRDKVSYVPQRESVDWDFPISVFEVVLMGRYGKMGLMRRPSKKDKEIASKSLEQVGMSAFASRQISQLSGGQQQRVFLARALAQEADLYLMDEPFVGVDAATESAIIALLREMREQGKTVIVVHHDLQSAAEYFDWTVLLNMRLVASGKTKTTLTKELLEETYGGRLTVLSEVGNLLKKAQFPSRED comes from the coding sequence TTGATAACACAAGTAGAAAATCCAGTTTTAGAAATCCACGACCTAACTGTTAGTTATGAGCGCAAGCCTGTGCTGTGGGATATTGATTTGTCTATTCCAAAAGGCGCATTGGTGGGGATTATTGGACCCAACGGAGCAGGAAAATCAACGCTGATAAAAGCTGTTATGGGATTGCTTCCTCTGAGTAGTGGTTATGTAAAGCTAATGAATAGAAGCCTTGATGAGGTTAGAGACAAAGTTAGTTATGTTCCACAGAGAGAATCTGTCGATTGGGATTTTCCAATTTCAGTTTTTGAAGTGGTTTTGATGGGACGTTATGGAAAAATGGGACTTATGCGTCGTCCTTCAAAAAAAGATAAAGAAATTGCATCTAAATCGTTAGAACAAGTAGGGATGAGTGCCTTTGCTTCTCGTCAGATTTCACAGCTTTCTGGAGGACAGCAGCAACGTGTTTTTTTGGCTAGAGCCTTAGCACAAGAAGCTGATTTGTATTTGATGGATGAGCCATTTGTAGGAGTAGATGCAGCTACCGAATCGGCAATTATTGCCCTTTTGAGAGAAATGAGAGAACAAGGCAAAACGGTAATTGTAGTTCATCACGATTTGCAGTCAGCAGCAGAATATTTCGACTGGACGGTATTACTAAATATGCGTTTGGTAGCTAGTGGAAAAACAAAAACTACTCTGACAAAAGAGCTTTTGGAAGAAACATACGGAGGCAGGCTAACTGTTTTGTCTGAAGTGGGAAATCTTTTGAAAAAGGCACAGTTTCCTTCTAGGGAGGATTAA